One window of the Chryseobacterium camelliae genome contains the following:
- a CDS encoding S46 family peptidase — MKRIVLLFTFLLSFVQMRADEGMWLLMLIKRLNGVDMQKEGLHLTPEEIYSVNNSSLKDAIVSFGGFCTGEIVSSQGLIFTNHHCGYGAVAAASTPEKDYLKNGFWAMKQKDEFNAKDLYVRFLVRMDDATQRINSKLNNSMTAEQRKAVIDAESKAIQAENSENGKYTVVVKDFFNGNEFYYFVYQDYKDIRLVGAPPSSLGKFGGDTDNWEWPRHTADFTVFRVYADAAGNPAEFAPGNVPLKPKHFLPVSLKGIKPGDFSMILGYPGRTNRYLTSYGIEQMVNKDYPAWVEASKLAMDVMKKYMDKDKATQLNYASQYASVANYWKNRQGTIDAVIKNGTITDKQKIEDIYRKWSILPGNTEYDGVLDDIAIYYKQVSDRNVERNYMSQLSRNAKYITLALQVGSVLNSYAAQDMQGRLAMKPKVDAAIKAAYENFNTQLEGEMLNSMVNLYQTRVKKDVASPAIMALDAKTLSNVAYSSIFANKTSATNFILNPDRLKLDADPLWKIAKGLVEDQKLAAEKYSKIDDNFAKNNRLFLAGLMKSMPDKKFYPDANSTMRLTYGTVDKLPIRSDRNYFGVTDNYYTDMTGLVGKYKKGDEEFDLPQRVIDLYNMKDFGQYADAAGYMPVNFLSNNDITGGNSGSPVIDGDGNLIGIAFDGNSEALSGDIVFEPEWQKTINVDVRFVLWTIDKYAGARRLIDELQLVRGENTPADTKTKAPKAERKTTTGKKKK; from the coding sequence ATGAAAAGAATAGTTCTATTATTCACTTTCCTGCTGAGTTTTGTTCAGATGAGAGCGGACGAGGGGATGTGGCTTCTGATGCTCATCAAAAGGCTTAATGGTGTTGACATGCAAAAAGAAGGTCTTCATCTGACTCCTGAAGAAATTTATTCCGTTAACAATTCCAGCCTGAAAGACGCTATCGTAAGCTTCGGAGGATTCTGTACCGGGGAGATCGTTTCCAGCCAGGGGCTTATTTTTACCAACCACCACTGTGGTTACGGAGCGGTAGCCGCAGCTTCCACACCGGAAAAAGATTATCTTAAAAACGGTTTCTGGGCCATGAAACAGAAAGACGAATTCAATGCCAAGGACCTGTATGTAAGATTCCTGGTAAGAATGGACGATGCTACCCAGAGAATCAATTCCAAGCTGAATAACTCCATGACTGCTGAACAGAGAAAAGCGGTTATTGATGCTGAAAGCAAGGCTATCCAGGCTGAGAATTCCGAAAACGGAAAATATACCGTTGTAGTAAAAGACTTCTTTAACGGAAATGAGTTTTATTATTTTGTATACCAGGATTATAAAGATATCAGGCTGGTAGGTGCACCACCATCTTCATTAGGAAAATTCGGAGGCGATACGGACAACTGGGAATGGCCAAGACATACGGCTGACTTCACGGTTTTCAGGGTATATGCTGATGCAGCAGGAAATCCTGCGGAATTCGCTCCCGGGAATGTTCCTTTAAAACCTAAGCATTTCTTACCGGTTTCCCTGAAAGGAATCAAACCCGGTGATTTTTCTATGATCTTGGGATATCCGGGAAGAACCAACCGTTACCTGACGTCATACGGAATCGAGCAGATGGTTAATAAAGACTATCCGGCATGGGTGGAAGCTTCCAAACTGGCTATGGATGTCATGAAAAAATACATGGATAAGGATAAAGCTACTCAGTTGAACTATGCTTCCCAGTATGCATCCGTTGCCAATTACTGGAAAAACAGACAGGGAACGATTGATGCCGTTATTAAAAACGGAACGATTACCGACAAGCAAAAAATTGAAGATATCTACAGAAAATGGTCTATCCTTCCGGGAAATACCGAATATGACGGTGTTCTTGATGATATTGCCATATACTACAAGCAGGTATCAGACAGAAATGTGGAACGTAACTACATGAGCCAGCTGTCTAGAAATGCGAAATACATTACCCTTGCCCTTCAGGTAGGTTCTGTACTGAATTCTTATGCAGCACAGGACATGCAGGGAAGACTTGCCATGAAGCCGAAAGTGGATGCCGCCATCAAAGCAGCGTATGAAAACTTCAATACGCAGCTGGAGGGCGAAATGCTGAATTCTATGGTAAACCTTTACCAGACAAGGGTGAAAAAAGATGTGGCTTCTCCTGCAATTATGGCACTGGATGCCAAAACGCTTTCTAACGTAGCCTATTCTTCTATCTTTGCCAATAAGACTTCGGCAACGAATTTCATCCTGAATCCGGACCGTCTGAAGCTGGACGCAGATCCGCTTTGGAAGATCGCCAAAGGATTGGTGGAAGACCAGAAGCTGGCTGCCGAGAAATACTCTAAAATAGACGATAACTTCGCTAAAAATAACCGTCTGTTCTTAGCCGGACTGATGAAATCGATGCCGGACAAGAAATTCTATCCGGACGCCAACTCTACGATGAGGCTGACTTATGGAACGGTAGACAAATTGCCGATCCGAAGCGACAGAAATTATTTCGGTGTTACGGATAATTATTATACGGATATGACCGGTCTTGTAGGCAAATACAAAAAAGGAGATGAAGAGTTTGACCTTCCTCAGCGTGTGATCGACCTTTACAATATGAAAGATTTCGGACAATATGCTGATGCGGCAGGATACATGCCGGTAAACTTCCTTTCCAACAACGATATTACAGGAGGAAACTCAGGTTCTCCGGTAATTGACGGAGACGGAAACCTGATCGGTATTGCCTTTGACGGAAACAGCGAAGCATTGAGCGGGGATATCGTTTTCGAACCGGAATGGCAGAAAACCATCAACGTAGACGTTCGTTTTGTTCTTTGGACCATCGACAAATATGCCGGTGCCAGAAGACTGATTGACGAGCTTCAACTGGTAAGAGGTGAAAACACGCCTGCCGATACGAAAACCAAAGCTCCTAAGGCTGAACGTAAAACAACAACAGGTAAAAAGAAGAAATAA
- a CDS encoding cation:proton antiporter: MELYYSFSALIVLASIFAYLNYRFLKLPSTIGIMVIAIVVSIFLVLFGETFLPRTFGHLNDLMNSIDFTEVLMGAMLNFLLFAGGIHINIDDLKEQFRPVVIFSTAGVVISTFVVGFGTYYLLPLVGIQLPLIYCLVFGALISPTDPVAVLSILKQANVPKSLETKVAGESLFNDGMAVVVFTVILQLAIGQEVDLSIESIGMLLLKEAGGGLLLGVVLGWVTSRLMREVDDYIISVLVTLSVVMGGYLIARQMHISGPLTMVAAGLFMGNFNTKFNMKSITQDYLIKFWELIDEILNAVLFLFIGFELLMIKDLKYFMIPGIISIVVVLLARFISIWVPTKFMSLRTRFNPQTVKVLVWGGIRGGVSIALALSIPKNEYSNTILSITYCVVVFSIIVQGLTIAKVANPKKIVSEEIEAVISDEHQ; encoded by the coding sequence GTGGAGTTATATTATTCATTTTCTGCCTTAATTGTACTGGCATCCATATTTGCTTACCTCAATTACAGGTTTTTAAAGCTTCCGAGCACCATCGGGATTATGGTTATTGCCATTGTTGTATCCATTTTTCTGGTCCTGTTCGGGGAAACGTTTCTGCCGAGAACATTCGGCCATCTTAATGACCTTATGAACAGCATTGATTTTACCGAAGTACTGATGGGAGCGATGCTTAACTTCCTTCTGTTTGCAGGGGGAATCCATATCAATATTGATGACCTCAAAGAGCAGTTCAGGCCTGTGGTTATTTTTTCTACCGCAGGAGTGGTCATTTCAACATTCGTAGTAGGTTTTGGGACCTATTATCTGTTGCCCCTGGTAGGGATTCAGCTGCCGTTGATTTATTGCCTTGTTTTTGGGGCTCTGATTTCGCCTACTGATCCTGTGGCGGTACTAAGTATCCTTAAACAGGCCAATGTTCCCAAATCCCTTGAAACCAAGGTTGCCGGAGAATCCCTGTTTAATGACGGTATGGCAGTTGTGGTATTTACGGTTATACTGCAGCTGGCTATCGGCCAGGAGGTTGACCTCAGCATTGAAAGTATTGGAATGCTCTTGTTGAAGGAAGCCGGCGGAGGGCTATTATTGGGGGTTGTGTTGGGATGGGTTACTTCCAGATTAATGCGTGAAGTAGACGATTATATCATTTCTGTCCTGGTTACTCTGTCCGTAGTGATGGGAGGATACCTTATTGCCAGGCAGATGCATATTTCCGGACCGCTGACCATGGTCGCTGCCGGGTTGTTTATGGGGAATTTCAATACCAAGTTCAATATGAAATCCATCACCCAGGATTACCTGATCAAGTTCTGGGAACTGATTGATGAAATCCTGAATGCCGTATTATTCCTGTTCATCGGGTTTGAGCTTTTGATGATCAAAGACCTGAAATATTTCATGATCCCAGGGATCATCTCTATTGTAGTGGTGCTTTTGGCAAGGTTTATTTCTATCTGGGTGCCTACCAAATTTATGTCTCTGAGAACAAGGTTTAATCCGCAAACGGTAAAAGTACTGGTATGGGGAGGAATACGCGGTGGGGTATCCATCGCCCTGGCTTTATCCATCCCTAAAAATGAATACAGCAATACTATATTGAGTATTACTTATTGTGTAGTGGTATTCTCTATTATCGTTCAGGGACTTACCATTGCAAAAGTGGCTAATCCCAAAAAGATCGTGAGCGAAGAAATAGAAGCGGTTATTTCAGATGAACATCAGTAA
- a CDS encoding YifB family Mg chelatase-like AAA ATPase translates to MLIKIYGSAIHGVAAQTITIEVNVDTGVGYHLVGLPDNAIKESSYRISAALKNVGYKIPGKKITINMAPADLRKEGSAYDLSIAVGILAASDQILADRVQEYIIMGELSLDGTLQPIKGVLPIAIQAKEEGFKGIILPKQNTREAAIVSDIEVLGAENIKEVIDFFNEGKPIEQTVLDTRKEFQEKINSFPFDFSEVKGQETAKRAMEVAAAGGHNIILIGPPGSGKTMLAKRLPSILPPLTLKEALETTKIHSVAGKMGTETSLMTIRPFRAPHHTISDVALVGGGGYPQPGEISLAHNGVLFLDEMPEFKRTVLEVMRQPLEDREVTISRAKFTVNYPASFMLVASMNPSPSGYFPDDPNNTSSTYEMQRYMNKLSGPLLDRIDIHVEVQKVEFEQLAERRKGENSENIRQRVLQARGIQHERYKDLKISYNAQMGPKEIERFCELDETSFSLIKTAMEKLNLSARAYDRILKVARTIADLEASDRILSYHISEAIQYRSLDRDFWNV, encoded by the coding sequence ATGCTGATCAAAATTTACGGAAGTGCCATTCATGGCGTCGCTGCGCAGACCATTACCATAGAAGTTAATGTGGATACAGGAGTAGGATACCATCTTGTCGGGCTCCCTGATAATGCCATCAAAGAAAGCAGCTACCGCATTTCTGCCGCCCTCAAAAATGTGGGGTATAAAATCCCGGGTAAAAAAATCACGATCAATATGGCTCCTGCCGATCTCAGGAAGGAAGGTTCCGCTTATGACCTCAGTATTGCCGTGGGCATTCTTGCGGCATCCGATCAGATCCTTGCAGACCGTGTTCAGGAATACATCATTATGGGCGAGCTTTCACTGGACGGGACACTCCAGCCCATCAAAGGAGTGTTGCCGATTGCCATTCAGGCAAAGGAAGAAGGCTTTAAAGGGATCATCCTTCCAAAACAGAATACCCGGGAAGCAGCAATCGTCAGTGACATAGAAGTTCTGGGAGCAGAAAATATCAAAGAGGTGATCGACTTCTTTAACGAAGGCAAACCGATAGAGCAGACCGTGCTTGATACCCGCAAGGAATTCCAGGAAAAAATAAACAGCTTTCCGTTTGACTTTTCAGAAGTAAAAGGTCAGGAAACCGCTAAAAGAGCGATGGAAGTAGCCGCGGCCGGAGGGCATAACATCATCCTGATCGGCCCTCCCGGAAGCGGGAAAACCATGTTAGCCAAAAGGCTGCCCAGTATTTTACCGCCGTTGACGCTTAAGGAGGCCCTGGAAACGACAAAGATCCATTCGGTAGCCGGAAAGATGGGGACTGAGACTTCACTGATGACCATCCGCCCGTTCCGTGCCCCGCACCATACCATTTCAGATGTGGCCCTCGTGGGCGGTGGCGGCTATCCGCAGCCGGGAGAAATTTCACTGGCACATAACGGAGTCCTTTTCCTGGATGAAATGCCGGAGTTTAAACGAACGGTGCTGGAAGTCATGAGGCAGCCGCTGGAAGACCGCGAAGTCACGATTTCAAGGGCGAAATTTACGGTAAATTATCCGGCCAGCTTTATGCTGGTGGCTTCTATGAATCCAAGCCCGAGCGGGTATTTCCCTGATGATCCCAACAATACCTCGTCTACTTATGAGATGCAGCGCTATATGAATAAGCTTTCCGGTCCGTTGCTCGACCGTATTGACATCCATGTCGAGGTGCAGAAAGTAGAGTTTGAACAGCTGGCTGAACGGAGGAAAGGCGAGAACAGTGAAAATATCCGGCAGCGTGTCCTTCAGGCCCGCGGAATACAGCATGAACGGTATAAGGATTTAAAGATCAGCTATAATGCCCAGATGGGCCCTAAAGAAATCGAGCGCTTCTGCGAGCTGGATGAAACTTCTTTCAGCCTGATCAAAACAGCAATGGAAAAGCTGAACCTATCGGCAAGGGCTTATGACAGGATCCTCAAAGTAGCCCGGACCATTGCCGACCTGGAAGCCTCTGACCGTATTTTATCCTACCATATTTCTGAAGCCATACAATACAGGAGCCTGGACAGGGATTTTTGGAATGTATGA
- a CDS encoding DUF4919 domain-containing protein: MKNYFFFLLIFWPVFGFSQKPAIDLKAISKDMKDSASPYFYEKLIFKYRGFTKSLDSLEAQHLYYGRNFSKDRISTADERFEQLAQAFKDKNFDECIRQGKILYDKDPTNLDVLLILLRAYDAKQDKENFIYHLSQLRSLTGAIRSSGDGKSEKTAYLVNSVGDEYILLNMLNIGEGYTKASKSSKDGIIDLWEKENNKIYIKILYLNL; the protein is encoded by the coding sequence ATGAAAAATTATTTCTTTTTCCTGCTGATCTTCTGGCCTGTTTTCGGCTTCAGCCAGAAACCGGCAATTGATTTAAAGGCAATCAGTAAAGACATGAAAGATTCAGCTTCTCCTTATTTCTACGAAAAGCTGATCTTTAAATACCGGGGCTTTACGAAATCCCTCGACAGCCTCGAGGCACAGCATCTGTACTATGGAAGGAATTTCAGCAAGGACAGGATTTCTACTGCGGATGAAAGGTTTGAGCAGCTTGCGCAGGCATTCAAAGATAAAAATTTTGATGAATGCATTCGCCAGGGCAAAATTCTGTATGATAAAGACCCGACCAACCTGGATGTCCTTCTCATCCTGCTGAGGGCCTACGATGCCAAGCAGGACAAAGAAAATTTTATTTACCACCTGAGCCAGCTACGGTCCTTGACCGGTGCTATCAGAAGTTCCGGAGACGGAAAATCTGAGAAGACAGCCTATCTGGTAAACTCAGTCGGGGATGAATACATCCTGCTGAATATGCTGAATATCGGTGAAGGCTATACTAAGGCTTCAAAATCCTCAAAAGACGGCATTATAGATCTTTGGGAGAAAGAAAACAATAAAATCTATATTAAAATACTTTATTTAAATTTATAA
- a CDS encoding META domain-containing protein has product MKKLIYILFVIFMAESAICCATSTTGKPQIRREWMLVSFGTYSKEELIKNKAAINLTAPEENGKIQGGAFMGCNRMFFTAEFGNRNRLSISEVGGTMMACNNMQLETSFAAHFKKMNHYRMKGHYLILSDENGDSMKFIAADWD; this is encoded by the coding sequence ATGAAAAAACTGATTTATATACTTTTTGTCATTTTTATGGCGGAATCAGCCATCTGCTGTGCTACGTCAACTACCGGGAAACCACAGATCCGCAGGGAATGGATGCTGGTTTCTTTTGGTACTTATTCCAAGGAAGAACTCATAAAAAACAAAGCCGCGATTAATCTTACTGCGCCGGAGGAGAACGGCAAAATACAGGGCGGCGCTTTTATGGGATGCAACAGGATGTTTTTTACAGCTGAATTCGGCAATCGAAACAGGCTTTCCATTTCTGAAGTGGGAGGCACCATGATGGCCTGTAATAATATGCAGCTGGAAACTTCTTTTGCTGCACATTTCAAAAAAATGAATCATTACAGGATGAAAGGCCATTACCTTATTCTATCAGATGAAAACGGCGACTCCATGAAATTCATTGCCGCGGATTGGGATTAA
- a CDS encoding YdeI/OmpD-associated family protein, whose protein sequence is METQPIHFTVIIQQHGNMNAAYVEFPFSVQELFGRKGQVKIRAVFDGHTEYRGSLSKMKSDHHLLGLTQEIRKQLGKTFGDEVSVSITEDTEERTVSISEDIAAVLNENLKAKALFEAMSYTHRKEYIRWIEEAKKAETRERRMLKMIEMILEGKKGI, encoded by the coding sequence ATGGAAACACAGCCCATCCATTTTACAGTCATCATTCAGCAGCACGGCAATATGAACGCTGCCTATGTTGAATTTCCGTTTTCTGTGCAGGAACTGTTCGGAAGAAAAGGACAGGTAAAAATCAGGGCAGTCTTTGATGGTCATACAGAATACCGCGGCAGCCTCTCCAAAATGAAGTCTGATCATCACCTTCTCGGCCTCACCCAGGAGATCAGGAAACAGCTCGGGAAAACATTCGGGGATGAGGTTTCTGTTTCAATCACCGAAGATACTGAGGAAAGAACAGTGTCTATTTCAGAAGACATTGCTGCCGTACTGAATGAAAATCTCAAAGCAAAAGCTTTATTTGAAGCGATGAGCTATACGCACAGGAAAGAATACATCCGCTGGATCGAGGAAGCCAAGAAAGCTGAAACCAGAGAAAGAAGGATGCTTAAAATGATTGAAATGATCCTGGAAGGGAAAAAGGGAATCTGA
- a CDS encoding ribonuclease H-like domain-containing protein, with product MIQHIPLDKVLFLDIETVPGAALWEDLTEAEQMLWDKKTRFQRKEDVEAGDFYVERGGIMAEFGKIICITIGMLEKNDTLKIKSFSGHDEKKMLLEFGEIFNSPRLRDVILCAHNGKEFDFPWIARRFLINGLMPPVPFQMFGKKPWEIPHIDTMELWKFGDYKTFVSLELLAHVFGIPTPKDDIDGSMVSSIYYIEKDLQRIVDYCEKDVLTLANVFRRMRQEDLLKRYINLD from the coding sequence ATGATACAGCACATTCCTTTAGATAAAGTTTTATTCCTTGATATTGAGACCGTTCCGGGAGCAGCGTTATGGGAAGACCTTACGGAGGCGGAACAGATGCTCTGGGACAAAAAGACAAGGTTCCAGCGTAAGGAGGACGTTGAAGCCGGTGATTTTTATGTGGAACGGGGCGGAATTATGGCAGAATTCGGAAAGATTATCTGCATTACGATCGGAATGCTTGAAAAAAACGATACCCTGAAAATCAAAAGTTTTTCAGGCCACGATGAAAAGAAAATGCTGCTTGAATTCGGCGAGATCTTCAACAGCCCCAGGCTCAGGGACGTTATACTATGTGCCCATAACGGTAAGGAATTCGATTTTCCCTGGATTGCCAGAAGGTTCCTGATCAATGGCCTGATGCCGCCGGTACCGTTTCAGATGTTCGGCAAAAAACCCTGGGAGATCCCGCATATTGATACGATGGAACTCTGGAAATTCGGAGATTATAAGACATTTGTTTCCCTGGAATTGCTGGCGCACGTCTTCGGAATCCCGACGCCAAAAGATGACATCGACGGATCAATGGTTTCATCAATTTACTACATAGAGAAAGACTTGCAGCGAATAGTGGACTATTGTGAAAAAGATGTCTTAACTTTGGCCAACGTTTTCCGGCGCATGCGCCAGGAAGATTTATTGAAAAGGTACATCAATTTAGACTAA
- the hflX gene encoding GTPase HflX produces the protein MLDKKEHNYEKAVLVGLVTKDQDEEKLKEYMDELEFLAYTAGATVEKRFTQKMSQPDSKTFVGSGKAMEIRDFVKEHEIGTVIFDDELSPSQLKNLERELEVKILDRTNLILDIFAQRAQTSYARTQVELAQYEYLLPRLTRMWTHLERQRGGIGMRGPGETEIETDRRIIRDRISLLKEKLKTIDKQMATQRNNRGKMVRVSLVGYTNVGKSTLMNSLSKSEVFAENKLFATLDTTVRKVVIGNLPFLLTDTVGFIRKLPTQLVESFKSTLDEVREADLLIHVVDISHESFEDHIDSVNQILQEIDAHRKPMIMVFNKIDDFSYEKKEEDDLTPSTRKNISLEEWKKTWMAKSKYPTVFISALTKENFPEMKKMIYDEVMKIHISRFPYNDFLFEYFDNDDEENNGS, from the coding sequence ATGCTAGACAAGAAAGAACATAACTATGAGAAAGCGGTCTTGGTAGGATTGGTAACCAAAGACCAGGATGAAGAAAAGTTAAAGGAATATATGGATGAGCTGGAATTCCTGGCTTATACCGCAGGGGCTACCGTAGAAAAAAGGTTCACCCAGAAAATGTCCCAGCCGGATTCCAAAACATTTGTAGGAAGCGGAAAGGCAATGGAAATACGGGATTTTGTGAAAGAGCACGAAATCGGAACGGTGATTTTTGATGACGAGCTTTCCCCTTCCCAGCTGAAAAACCTTGAACGGGAACTTGAAGTGAAGATACTCGACCGGACCAATCTTATCCTTGATATTTTTGCCCAGAGAGCACAGACTTCTTACGCAAGAACCCAGGTGGAGCTTGCTCAGTATGAATATCTTTTACCGAGGTTGACCCGGATGTGGACCCATCTTGAGCGCCAGCGGGGAGGAATCGGGATGAGAGGACCCGGGGAAACAGAGATTGAAACCGACAGGCGTATCATCCGTGACAGGATCTCCTTACTGAAGGAAAAACTGAAAACCATTGATAAACAGATGGCAACCCAGAGAAATAACAGGGGCAAGATGGTCCGTGTATCGCTGGTGGGATATACCAACGTAGGAAAATCTACCCTGATGAACTCCCTGTCCAAATCCGAAGTATTCGCAGAAAATAAATTGTTTGCAACACTGGATACTACCGTAAGGAAAGTAGTCATCGGAAACCTTCCGTTTTTGCTGACAGATACCGTAGGGTTTATCCGTAAGCTTCCTACACAACTGGTAGAATCATTCAAGTCTACCCTGGATGAGGTAAGGGAAGCGGATCTCCTGATCCATGTAGTGGATATTTCGCATGAAAGCTTTGAAGACCACATTGATTCAGTGAACCAGATCCTTCAGGAGATTGATGCCCACAGGAAGCCGATGATCATGGTATTCAACAAGATCGATGATTTCAGCTACGAGAAAAAAGAAGAAGATGACCTTACGCCTTCAACGCGTAAGAACATTTCTCTTGAAGAATGGAAAAAGACTTGGATGGCCAAATCAAAATACCCTACCGTATTTATTTCGGCGTTAACGAAAGAGAACTTCCCGGAAATGAAAAAGATGATCTATGATGAGGTGATGAAAATACACATTTCGAGATTTCCATATAATGATTTCCTGTTTGAATATTTCGATAACGACGACGAAGAAAATAACGGTTCATGA
- a CDS encoding tRNA-binding protein: MMIKPEISWEDFEKIDIRTGTVLSVQDFEKARNPSYKLEIDFGALGIKKSSAQITALYSKEDLIGKQILAVVNFPKKQIANFLSECLVLGIYGEDTKDVTLLTPSLPVKNGLRVG, from the coding sequence ATGATGATAAAACCTGAAATATCGTGGGAAGATTTTGAAAAGATCGACATCAGGACGGGAACTGTTCTGTCCGTTCAGGACTTTGAGAAGGCCCGAAATCCTTCCTATAAACTGGAAATTGATTTCGGGGCATTAGGCATTAAGAAATCCTCTGCTCAGATCACCGCATTATACAGCAAGGAAGACCTGATCGGGAAACAAATCTTAGCTGTAGTTAATTTTCCTAAAAAACAGATTGCCAATTTTTTAAGTGAGTGCCTGGTCCTGGGCATCTATGGAGAAGATACCAAAGACGTTACCCTTCTTACTCCTTCATTACCTGTTAAGAATGGTCTGCGGGTAGGCTAA
- a CDS encoding AMP-binding protein, with protein sequence MNNTLSYVHGASDIPLLGETIGENLKRTAERFPDQEALVCSHQDYRATYSQFYQQVRKVSKALIHLGVQAGDRVGVWSPNTYQWVLLQYATANIGVILVNINPAYRTSELIFVLNQSEISHLFSALEFKSSNYKKMIEDAREFATVLKNEIFWDESWDRFLNGADFVSDEQLQDWEDTVQFDDPVNIQYTSGTTGFPKGVTLSHHNILNNGYFIGIRLHYSEHDRVCIPVPFFHCFGMVIGNLACTSHGATMVIPNDSFDPVKTLQVVEKEKCTSLYGVPTMFITMLNEMLSQDFNMQSLRTGVMAGSVCPPEIMKKVGSLMNMKEVTICYGMTETSPVSTQTRIGTPFDKQVNSVGTVQDHIEIKIINPETGAVVKRGEHGELCTRGYSVMLKYWNNPDATRQVLDEQRWMHTGDLAMMDEEGYINISGRIKDLIIRGGENISPKEIEDFLYQYPNILDAQVIGVPSEKFGEEVMAWIKVREGYTITEEELTGFCRERIAHYKVPKYWKFVDEFPMTISGKIRKVEMREISVKELGL encoded by the coding sequence ATGAACAATACACTTTCTTACGTACACGGAGCATCCGATATTCCACTTTTAGGAGAGACCATCGGCGAAAACCTGAAGCGGACGGCAGAAAGGTTTCCTGATCAGGAAGCTTTGGTATGCAGCCACCAGGATTACAGGGCCACGTACAGCCAGTTTTATCAGCAGGTGAGAAAGGTTTCCAAAGCGCTGATCCATTTAGGCGTACAAGCAGGAGACAGGGTAGGAGTCTGGTCCCCGAATACCTATCAATGGGTGCTGCTGCAATATGCAACGGCAAATATCGGGGTGATCCTGGTTAACATCAATCCTGCCTACAGGACCAGCGAGCTGATCTTTGTGCTGAACCAGTCTGAAATTTCCCATCTGTTTTCTGCGCTTGAATTCAAGTCCAGCAACTATAAAAAAATGATAGAGGATGCACGGGAATTTGCCACTGTTCTTAAGAATGAAATCTTCTGGGACGAAAGCTGGGACCGTTTCCTGAATGGTGCAGACTTTGTTTCTGATGAACAGCTGCAAGACTGGGAGGACACGGTTCAGTTTGATGACCCGGTAAATATCCAGTATACTTCCGGGACTACCGGTTTCCCTAAAGGCGTAACCCTTTCACACCACAATATTCTCAATAACGGATACTTCATCGGCATCCGGCTTCATTATTCCGAACACGACAGGGTATGTATTCCCGTTCCTTTTTTCCACTGTTTCGGAATGGTGATCGGAAACCTGGCCTGTACTTCCCACGGTGCCACTATGGTAATTCCGAACGACAGTTTCGATCCCGTAAAAACATTACAGGTGGTGGAAAAGGAAAAATGTACTTCCCTGTATGGTGTTCCGACCATGTTTATCACTATGCTGAATGAAATGCTGTCACAGGATTTTAACATGCAGTCTTTAAGGACGGGAGTTATGGCCGGTTCGGTCTGTCCGCCTGAGATCATGAAAAAGGTAGGAAGCCTGATGAATATGAAGGAAGTTACGATCTGCTACGGAATGACTGAAACCTCGCCCGTATCTACCCAGACCAGGATCGGGACACCCTTCGATAAACAGGTGAATTCTGTAGGAACCGTTCAGGACCATATTGAAATTAAAATCATCAATCCTGAAACCGGAGCCGTAGTTAAGCGGGGAGAACACGGCGAATTATGTACCCGCGGATATTCCGTTATGCTGAAATACTGGAATAATCCTGATGCGACCCGTCAGGTCCTGGATGAACAGCGATGGATGCATACCGGTGATCTGGCCATGATGGATGAGGAAGGCTACATTAATATTTCCGGAAGGATTAAAGACCTCATCATCCGCGGCGGAGAGAATATTTCGCCCAAGGAAATCGAAGACTTCCTGTATCAGTATCCCAATATACTGGATGCCCAGGTGATCGGGGTTCCGAGTGAAAAATTCGGCGAAGAGGTTATGGCCTGGATTAAAGTGCGTGAAGGGTATACCATTACAGAAGAAGAACTGACGGGTTTCTGCAGAGAACGGATTGCGCATTACAAGGTACCGAAATACTGGAAATTTGTAGATGAATTCCCGATGACCATCTCTGGGAAAATCCGGAAAGTGGAAATGCGGGAAATTTCGGTTAAAGAATTGGGGCTTTGA